Below is a genomic region from Enterobacteriaceae bacterium ESL0689.
GGAAAATCGCCTGGATACCGAATGTGGGTGTCAGTAAAGAAGAAACGCGCTACTTCCGCGAAGGGCAGATTATGCCCACCGACCGGGTCGTCAAAGTCATCCATCGCCCGTGGCCGTTCAAGGCCAAATGGCTGCAGGAAGACCAGCATGTGGACTGGAAGTTTATGGGCGAAGCATAAGGAAGAAAAAACATGAATCGTCTGACCCTGCTGCTGTGTCTGTTGCTGGCAGCCTGTGATGGTGCCAGCACACCGTTATCGCCTGGTGCTAAAAGAGCGACTCAGATGGACCCGCTGAATGATATTAATGCCCGTCTGGCATTTACCTGTGTTCATGAGACTATTCCGGAACCCTCGGCCGACAGCGATATACTGTTTAAATACGCCCGCTGGCTGCAGAAAAATAATCTGCTGAAGCAGGATGAAGCTGTAGATACAGAGGTAGGGCGGCTGTATCGCATTGCAGCGGAGAATGGTCACTATAAAGCGATGATTAATTTACAGAATGGTGGGCTGCGCGGTCATTTTCATCTGAACCGTGAGGAGCGTCTGCGTTTCAGCCAGCGGTTAATTGATGCGAAAGTGGCTACCGGTTATTACTTTATCGCTATCTTTCTGCAGGAGGGTGTCGCCGGACTGAAGCAGGATGAGGAAATGGCACTGCGCTACTACCGTAAGGCAGCGGATGAAGGCAGTGCCGATGCACAGGCTTATATCGGGAAGAAATTAGCCCCTATTGATTTAGCCCCGGATGTTGCCCGGCAGATGCGCCGGTGTGCGGCAGAGCAGGGTAATGGTACAGCTGCATTGTCTCTTGGAATTGATTTAAAAGGAGATAAAATTTACAAAGAGTCGCTGGAAGCCTTTCAGCTGGGCGTGGCCGCAGGGAATGTGAGTTCTGCCAGCTTTCTGGAAAATGGATTTAGTGGTGTCGAACCAACCGATGAGCTTTATTATATAGGTCAGCAAAAAGATGAAGAACGTTCCCGTCGCTATAAAGCCATTGGTGATGTGTT
It encodes:
- a CDS encoding DUF6396 domain-containing protein, translating into MNRLTLLLCLLLAACDGASTPLSPGAKRATQMDPLNDINARLAFTCVHETIPEPSADSDILFKYARWLQKNNLLKQDEAVDTEVGRLYRIAAENGHYKAMINLQNGGLRGHFHLNREERLRFSQRLIDAKVATGYYFIAIFLQEGVAGLKQDEEMALRYYRKAADEGSADAQAYIGKKLAPIDLAPDVARQMRRCAAEQGNGTAALSLGIDLKGDKIYKESLEAFQLGVAAGNVSSASFLENGFSGVEPTDELYYIGQQKDEERSRRYKAIGDVLSRYSYVHPKVPEINEIVPLPPAPLPAWDGKLKWIEEYDANIEPPKPSDRLIVDLANAKQLNPQTGRPLPSSPDFASNSAPRILCRTGEPCPKSGYWKIAWIPNVGVSKEETRYFREGQIMPTDRVVKVIHRPWPFKAKWLQEDQHVDWKFMGEA